A stretch of the Chelonoidis abingdonii isolate Lonesome George chromosome 11, CheloAbing_2.0, whole genome shotgun sequence genome encodes the following:
- the GNG8 gene encoding guanine nucleotide-binding protein G(I)/G(S)/G(O) subunit gamma-8: MATVSKAAADLLAYCEAHAKEDPLVTPVPSSENPFREKRLFCIVL; encoded by the coding sequence GTGTCAAAGGCGGCGGCCGATTTGCTGGCCTACTGTGAGGCGCACGCCAAAGAGGACCCGCTGGTGACCCCGGTGCCCTCCTCGGAGAACCCCTTCCGTGAAAAGCGGCTCTTCTGCATTGTGCTGTGA